In the genome of Methylotenera mobilis JLW8, the window CGCGATAAGGTTTCTGGGGTCAGGTTGAGCAGGGAGGCAATGGTGGATTTACTTGCCGGTAGGGTGATGTTGCTGGCATCGGTAGCATCAGCACTAATCTGTAATAAATAGCCGATAAAGCGTTGGGTACACGATTGCAACGATAGCATTTCAATATCCTGCACTAGTTGGTGCATCCGCACCGAGAGCCCCGCCAGCATTTTGCGTGCAAACATGGTGTCGTTGTCCAGCATAGAAAAAATCAGACTTTTAGGCACCAATAATACTTGAGAGTCTAGCGTGGCTTGCGCGTATACCGGAAACTGGCGCTCCAGAAATAAAATAGCCTCGCCAAAGCTATCACCCGGAGAGACGATGCTGATGATTTTTTCACTACCTTGCGGTGAGGTAACCCCCAGCTTTAATTGGCCCTTCAATAAAATGTAAAGACCAACGGCAGCCTCTCCCCGGTTAAAAACGGAGGTGCCCTTAGGGTAATCAATCAGCTGAGAGTGCTCTGCAATGCTGGTGATTTGTTCAGCACTGAGTTCCTTGAACATAAAGAATGCTGACAAAGCTTGGGAAATGAACAGCTTACTCATCTACGCGCCTTTTTAACTGTTAATCTAATTAACTGGTAATGTTGTTAACTAGTGGGCTTGGATTATGCAGCTATTTTGTAGATGCGCCTACTTTTTTATTGCGCAGTGCCGCTGTAGCTAATACCAGTATAAACAGGGTTATGGCTACCACATGCATTAGGCCGCCAGCTTTGCGCAGTGCAGGTAGATATAGAAAGTCACCGACTACCCTTGCCAGTAATGAAGTATGCAGTAGTGCCAATGGCAGATAGAAGCTGGCATGGTAAGGAATTTTTATTTTGGTGATGGCCGGAAAGATAAGCGGAGCATGGCCGAATATCATAGAAAATACAAAACCGATAAAAATACTGTGGCTGAAGGCATCATAGCTAGAGCCAGCAGTTAACACCGGCCAACTTAAGCCAATAATGCCAGCAGTTAATAACCAGACATAGCCGCTGCATAGGGCGATCGCAATATAGCGCGTGAGCCCCTGTTGGCGGATAGCGTGGCGCACGATGTCATGACGCATCAGCCATAAGGTCATTACGACCAATGCCACGGAAAGTAGTTGAAAGTTAGGCCATGCGCTGAACGAGGCGCGCGTTGCCCCTTCAAAGAACAATAAAAGAGCTAATATAAAAAGTAATTTGCTGCCCTGGCTAGGGCGCATAAATCTAGATAACTCCAGGCGCTCGCCGACGATGGTAATGATTAAGAAGCCTATCCACCAAGGCATGATACGGGCAAGACTAAAGCCTGCCAACCATAGCAAGCAGCCTATACACCAGCACAAGGCGGCGAGGA includes:
- a CDS encoding Crp/Fnr family transcriptional regulator; its protein translation is MSKLFISQALSAFFMFKELSAEQITSIAEHSQLIDYPKGTSVFNRGEAAVGLYILLKGQLKLGVTSPQGSEKIISIVSPGDSFGEAILFLERQFPVYAQATLDSQVLLVPKSLIFSMLDNDTMFARKMLAGLSVRMHQLVQDIEMLSLQSCTQRFIGYLLQISADATDASNITLPASKSTIASLLNLTPETLSRTMAKLQQLGLIEVNGKDVMIIDVKKLRSYDLGT